In Terriglobia bacterium, a single window of DNA contains:
- a CDS encoding NADH-quinone oxidoreductase subunit M codes for MFNEHILSIILFTPMVGAFILLFVPKENKNAIRWLANIFALVGLAVSIPLIPLFWAVKDQPGFKFLEGTPNNWIPSIGAGYNLGIDGISFLLILLTTLLGFISILSSWNAIQERVKEYYIWFLLLQTGMLGVFMALDMFLFFVFWEAMLVPMYLLIGIWGGPRKLYAAIKFFLYTLFGSVLMLLGILFLYFHHHTVTGVYSFSIPELYKTAPQITGTAAIVLFFAFFIGFAIKVPMFPFHTWLPDAHVEAPTAGSVILAGVLLKMGTYGLIRFSLPFFPGVAMHPKVRLFVVALSIIGIIYGALVSLMQKDMKKLVAYSSVSHLGFCTLGIFVANQAGIVGSVIQQINHGISTGALFLIVGILYERRHTREISEYGGISNVMPVYATITMIMFLSSMGLPLLNGFIGEFTILQGTFIESKVWAAWAVPGVVLAAAYLLWLYQRVYFGPVTNPKNEKLQDLTPREILTFAPLIAAALFIGIYPKPMFQILQQPVAQLVQTVRPNEAKTVMATQPLVTPVTAASEAVPARKPAAPAKTSSKPLPAAVAAVRSN; via the coding sequence ATGTTTAACGAGCACATCCTCTCCATCATCCTGTTCACGCCCATGGTGGGCGCATTCATTCTCCTGTTCGTTCCCAAGGAGAACAAGAATGCCATCCGCTGGCTGGCGAATATCTTCGCGCTCGTCGGGCTGGCGGTGTCCATCCCGCTGATCCCCTTGTTCTGGGCGGTGAAAGATCAGCCGGGGTTTAAGTTTCTCGAAGGAACTCCCAACAACTGGATCCCCTCTATCGGCGCCGGTTATAACCTGGGCATCGATGGCATCAGCTTTCTGCTGATTCTCCTCACCACGCTGCTGGGATTCATCTCCATCCTCTCGTCGTGGAATGCGATCCAGGAACGCGTGAAGGAGTACTACATCTGGTTCCTGCTGCTGCAGACGGGTATGCTCGGCGTCTTCATGGCGCTGGATATGTTCCTGTTCTTCGTCTTCTGGGAAGCCATGCTGGTGCCGATGTACCTGCTGATCGGTATCTGGGGCGGGCCGCGCAAGCTCTACGCGGCGATTAAGTTTTTCCTGTACACATTGTTCGGCTCGGTGCTGATGCTGCTGGGCATCTTGTTCCTCTACTTCCACCACCACACCGTCACCGGCGTATACAGCTTCAGCATTCCTGAGCTGTACAAGACGGCGCCGCAGATCACGGGCACGGCCGCCATCGTGCTGTTCTTTGCCTTCTTCATCGGATTTGCCATCAAGGTGCCGATGTTTCCGTTCCATACCTGGCTGCCCGACGCGCACGTGGAGGCGCCCACTGCAGGCTCGGTGATCCTGGCGGGCGTCCTGCTGAAGATGGGAACGTACGGCCTTATCCGCTTCTCGCTGCCGTTCTTCCCCGGCGTGGCCATGCATCCCAAGGTGCGGCTGTTCGTGGTTGCGCTGTCTATCATTGGCATCATCTATGGTGCGCTTGTCTCGCTGATGCAGAAGGATATGAAGAAGCTGGTGGCGTACAGTTCGGTCAGTCACCTCGGCTTCTGCACGCTGGGAATTTTCGTGGCGAACCAGGCGGGTATCGTGGGGTCGGTGATACAGCAGATCAACCACGGGATTTCGACCGGAGCGCTGTTCTTGATTGTCGGCATTCTTTACGAGCGGCGGCACACGCGCGAGATCAGCGAATACGGCGGCATATCCAACGTCATGCCGGTGTACGCCACCATCACCATGATCATGTTCCTCTCCTCCATGGGACTGCCGCTGCTCAATGGGTTCATCGGCGAGTTCACCATCCTGCAAGGAACGTTTATCGAGAGCAAGGTGTGGGCGGCGTGGGCGGTGCCGGGAGTCGTCCTGGCGGCGGCCTACCTGCTGTGGCTCTACCAGCGGGTGTACTTTGGGCCGGTCACCAATCCGAAAAATGAGAAGCTGCAGGACCTGACGCCGCGCGAAATCCTTACCTTCGCTCCGCTGATCGCCGCCGCGCTGTTCATCGGCATTTATCCCAAGCCGATGTTCCAGATTCTCCAGCAGCCGGTGGCGCAGTTGGTGCAGACAGTGCGCCCCAATGAAGCCAAGACGGTGATGGCAACCCAACCGCTGGTGACCCCCGTCACGGCGGCGAGTGAGGCGGTTCCGGCGCGCAAACCGGCCGCTCCGGCGAAAACAAGTTCGAAGCCCCTGCCTGCCGCGGTTGCGGCGGTCAGGTCGAATTAG
- the nuoL gene encoding NADH-quinone oxidoreductase subunit L gives MFFLERIWVIPLLPIFSAAVMFFVGRKLDKKAVNAFCVGTVVIAFVWSCLAVWQYTSVWQPAHNHGPYQTILYTWLGTGDAQLGVTLPGAHGPFQFNADAGFFLDPLSAIWLLFVTGVGMLIHIYSIGYMGHEGGYYRFFGYLNLFMFSMLTLILGNNYTMLFVGWEGVGLCSYLLIGFYFKKHSASTAANKAFIVNRIGDAGFLLGLMTIAWYFGSVRFTDITHTLSTSHFAVGDPVITFATLMLFIGACGKSAQLPLYVWLPDAMEGPTPVSALIHAATMVTAGVYMVARSNALFMLAPASMKTVAIIGALTAIFAASIGLVQNDIKRVLAYSTVSQLGYMFLALGVGAFAAGVFHVFTHAFFKALLFLGSGSVIHAMSGEQDMRNMGDLSKRIPTTYRTMLIATLAIAGIPPLAGFFSKDEILWQAYSSHGGGFRALWYVGFIAALMTAFYMFRLIYLTFWSPSRMSHEVEHHVHESPKTMTVPLIILAIGSVTAGWLGVPKALGGTNAFERFLEPVFATESVTAEAEHQLPAVSEHAEPAGATKAETAATMPKPEGKGEKTEAIAYILMGLSVALGFIGWWGAKYFYGKAEKGFVEPINAVAPPAYALLFNKYYVDEIYDYAFTGRRPIGPIRLGAMGLGEASWKFDTNVIDGGVNGAGWLTRTIATISNWWDKWIIDGVLVNGPAIVARLLSYPVRLVQWGLVQWYALVMVAGVVGFVVYYVVR, from the coding sequence ATGTTCTTTCTCGAACGCATCTGGGTCATTCCACTGCTGCCGATCTTCAGCGCGGCGGTGATGTTCTTCGTCGGCCGCAAGCTGGACAAAAAAGCGGTGAACGCTTTTTGCGTCGGCACGGTCGTGATCGCGTTCGTCTGGTCGTGCCTGGCGGTGTGGCAGTACACCTCTGTATGGCAGCCGGCGCACAATCACGGTCCATACCAGACGATTTTGTACACATGGCTCGGCACCGGGGACGCGCAGCTCGGCGTCACCCTCCCTGGCGCGCATGGGCCGTTCCAGTTCAACGCTGACGCCGGCTTCTTTCTCGACCCGCTCTCCGCCATCTGGCTGCTGTTCGTCACTGGCGTCGGCATGCTGATCCACATCTACTCAATCGGCTACATGGGACATGAGGGCGGCTACTACCGCTTCTTCGGCTACCTGAATTTGTTCATGTTCTCCATGCTCACGCTGATTTTGGGGAACAACTACACGATGCTGTTCGTCGGGTGGGAAGGCGTGGGCCTGTGCTCCTACCTGCTGATCGGGTTCTACTTCAAGAAGCATTCCGCCTCGACCGCCGCTAACAAGGCATTCATCGTCAACCGCATCGGCGACGCCGGATTCCTGCTGGGCTTGATGACCATCGCCTGGTACTTCGGCTCGGTGCGCTTTACCGACATCACCCACACGCTGAGTACCAGCCACTTCGCGGTCGGCGATCCGGTCATCACCTTCGCGACTTTGATGCTGTTCATCGGCGCCTGCGGCAAAAGCGCGCAGCTACCTCTGTATGTCTGGCTACCCGACGCGATGGAAGGCCCGACGCCGGTTTCCGCGCTCATCCACGCGGCCACCATGGTGACCGCCGGCGTGTACATGGTGGCGCGTTCCAACGCGCTGTTCATGCTTGCGCCGGCCAGCATGAAGACCGTCGCGATCATCGGCGCGCTGACGGCGATCTTCGCCGCATCGATCGGATTGGTGCAGAACGACATCAAGCGCGTGCTGGCCTACTCCACCGTCTCGCAGCTTGGATACATGTTCCTGGCGCTGGGCGTGGGTGCGTTCGCCGCCGGCGTGTTCCACGTGTTCACGCACGCGTTCTTCAAGGCGCTGCTGTTCCTCGGTTCCGGCTCGGTGATCCACGCCATGAGCGGCGAGCAGGACATGCGCAACATGGGCGACCTGTCGAAGCGCATTCCGACCACTTACAGGACGATGCTCATCGCCACACTGGCGATTGCGGGCATTCCGCCGCTGGCGGGATTCTTCTCGAAAGACGAAATCCTCTGGCAGGCGTACTCGTCGCACGGCGGCGGATTTCGCGCGCTGTGGTATGTCGGCTTTATTGCCGCTTTGATGACCGCCTTTTACATGTTCCGGCTGATTTACCTGACATTCTGGAGCCCCAGCCGGATGAGCCACGAGGTCGAGCATCACGTGCATGAATCGCCGAAGACGATGACGGTGCCGCTGATCATCCTTGCCATCGGCTCGGTCACCGCCGGATGGCTGGGTGTTCCCAAGGCGCTGGGCGGAACGAACGCTTTCGAGCGTTTCCTCGAGCCGGTGTTCGCCACCGAAAGCGTCACCGCCGAAGCCGAGCATCAGCTTCCTGCGGTAAGCGAGCACGCCGAGCCGGCCGGCGCGACCAAAGCCGAAACCGCCGCCACCATGCCCAAGCCCGAAGGCAAGGGAGAGAAGACCGAGGCCATTGCGTACATCCTCATGGGCCTGTCGGTCGCGCTTGGGTTCATCGGGTGGTGGGGTGCGAAGTACTTCTACGGGAAAGCCGAGAAGGGATTCGTCGAGCCCATCAATGCCGTGGCCCCGCCGGCGTACGCGCTGCTGTTCAACAAATATTACGTGGACGAAATCTACGACTACGCCTTTACCGGCCGCCGGCCGATCGGCCCCATACGTCTCGGCGCCATGGGCCTGGGAGAAGCTTCGTGGAAGTTCGACACCAACGTGATTGATGGCGGTGTCAACGGCGCGGGCTGGCTGACGCGCACCATCGCCACCATCTCCAACTGGTGGGACAAGTGGATCATTGACGGCGTGCTGGTCAACGGGCCGGCGATTGTCGCGCGCCTGTTGTCGTACCCCGTGCGGCTTGTGCAGTGGGGCCTGGTGCAGTGGTACGCGCTGGTCATGGTCGCCGGTGTTGTCGGTTTCGTGGTTTATTACGTCGTTCGCTGA
- the nuoK gene encoding NADH-quinone oxidoreductase subunit NuoK, producing the protein MAPIGTLHYLVVAAALFVIGTIGVVTRRNVVIILMSIELILNAVNLNLVAFSRLWNLNGQIFSIFVITDAAAEAAVGLGILIAFFRNKETVNVDEVDLLKW; encoded by the coding sequence ATGGCTCCCATCGGTACGCTTCACTATCTCGTAGTCGCCGCGGCGCTATTCGTCATCGGCACCATCGGCGTGGTCACGCGCCGCAACGTGGTCATCATCCTGATGTCGATCGAGCTGATCCTGAACGCGGTCAACCTGAACCTGGTGGCGTTCTCGCGCCTGTGGAACCTGAACGGGCAGATTTTCTCGATCTTCGTGATTACCGACGCCGCCGCCGAAGCCGCGGTCGGTCTGGGCATTCTGATCGCCTTCTTCCGCAACAAGGAGACGGTGAATGTGGACGAAGTGGACTTGTTGAAGTGGTAA